A window of Malania oleifera isolate guangnan ecotype guangnan chromosome 5, ASM2987363v1, whole genome shotgun sequence contains these coding sequences:
- the LOC131156389 gene encoding transcription termination factor MTERF15, mitochondrial-like, with protein MHMVHNRWQSLFSPFILSDCDQTCGGFRTGYCSATHTTSCLLQINPSLPFTFEEMLHLLCKRKGLIPLLLVNPCKRNKRSDIDFAVETVTKVGFYFSLRNISFSQKKSCPSAQVEQPESHSFTVSYLINSCGLSPKSAISASKSVYFETPERADAVLAFLRKHGFIDAQISQVIRDAPWLLAESPDRALLPKLQFFLSLGMPAADVAMILSSNPRFFKCSLNNRLIPNYNFLKSVVQDKDIASALRKGSRLFFCQDVQKNVAPNISVLRKLGVHESLVAVLVSHTPSVVGRNAESFEDAVKKVVRMGFNPLRLGFIQAVQVILGMNESTLKHKEEVYGRWGLLEEEIWLAFRKHPLCMKLSDKNIMNVMDYLVNRMGWQPAAVARCPWVLNCSLEKRIIPRSSVVKVLLLKGLINHDVSLGQVFLKPENFFLDRFVSRYQEHVPLLLDIYQGKIDPLKLDFGSDKISGINQS; from the coding sequence ATGCACATGGTCCACAACCGTTGGCAATCCTTGTTCTCCCCTTTCATTCTCTCGGATTGTGATCAGACCTGCGGGGGTTTTAGAACTGGGTATTGCTCTGCAACTCATACTACAAGTTGCTTGCTGCAAATAAATCCATCCCTTCCCTTTACTTTCGAAGAAATGCTCCATCTTCTGTGCAAAAGAAAAGGTCTTATACCTCTGCTGCTCGTAAACCCTTGCAAGAGGAATAAGAGGAGTGATATTGATTTTGCGGTAGAAACTGTAACAAAGGtgggtttttatttttctctcCGAAATATATCATTCTCGCAGAAGAAATCATGCCCATCTGCACAGGTTGAGCAACCAGAGTCACACTCATTTACGGTGTCTTACCTCATCAATTCTTGTGGGTTGTCCCCAAAATCTGCGATCTCTGCATCTAAGAGTGTATATTTTGAGACCCCTGAGAGAGCCGACGCCGTCCTCGCCTTCCTCAGAAAGCACGGATTCATAGATGCTCAGATCTCCCAAGTAATCAGGGACGCCCCATGGCTGCTTGCGGAAAGTCCTGATAGAGCCCTTCTCCCCAAACTCCAGTTTTTCCTTTCTCTGGGAATGCCAGCCGCAGATGTCGCTATGATCCTCTCGTCAAACCCCCGATTCTTTAAATGCAGCTTGAATAACCGACTTATCCCCAACTATAATTTCTTGAAATCCGTAGTGCAAGATAAAGATATTGCTTCTGCTTTGAGGAAAGGTTCGCGTTTGTTCTTTTGCCAGGATGTGCAAAAGAATGTCGCCCCCAATATCTCAGTGTTAAGAAAACTTGGAGTGCATGAATCTTTGGTGGCGGTGTTGGTCTCTCATACTCCTTCTGTGGTGGGGCGAAATGCCGAGAGTTTTGAAGACGCCGTGAAGAAGGTCGTTAGAATGGGATTCAACCCACTAAGATTGGGTTTTATTCAAGCAGTCCAAGTGATTTTGGGAATGAATGAATCTACACTGAAACATAAGGAAGAGGTCTATGGGAGGTGGGGTTTGCTTGAAGAAGAGATTTGGTTGGCATTCAGAAAGCATCCCCTATGTATGAAGTTATCGGATAAGAACATAATGAATGTCATGGATTACCTTGTGAATAGAATGGGTTGGCAGCCTGCAGCTGTAGCCAGATGTCCATGGGTTCTTAATTGTAGTTTGGAAAAGAGGATCATCCCTCGGTCTTCAGTTGTTAAGGTTCTGTTGCTAAAAGGCTTGATAAACCACGATGTAAGTTTAGGTCAAGTGTTTTTAAAGCCTGAAAATTTTTTCTTGGATAGGTTTGTGAGCAGATATCAAGAACATGTTCCTCTACTATTAGATATTTATCAAGGGAAAATAGATCCTTTGAAGCTAGACTTTGGATCTGACAAAATAAGTGGGATCAATCAATCTTAG